The Crocosphaera subtropica ATCC 51142 genome includes a window with the following:
- a CDS encoding ATP-binding protein, producing the protein MSVLQQISFKVKSNLKALDEVLGHFDKINQPWIPKKDWLQCQLALAEGFTNAVRHAHRDIPSDVFVEIEIKLTSDSLEMRIWDFGPFFDLQGFLKANTNEDNRFAGHGQGLPILQKIAAQLTYERTDDERNCLLIVKNFSLP; encoded by the coding sequence TTGAGCGTCCTCCAACAGATTTCGTTCAAAGTAAAGAGTAACCTAAAAGCATTAGATGAAGTTTTAGGTCACTTTGATAAGATAAATCAACCCTGGATTCCTAAAAAAGATTGGTTACAATGTCAGCTGGCCTTAGCAGAAGGCTTTACCAATGCGGTACGTCACGCCCATAGGGACATTCCCAGTGATGTGTTTGTGGAAATCGAAATTAAACTTACCTCTGATAGCTTAGAAATGAGGATTTGGGACTTTGGACCCTTTTTTGATCTACAAGGGTTCCTCAAAGCCAATACCAATGAGGATAACCGTTTTGCTGGTCATGGCCAAGGGCTTCCTATTTTACAAAAAATCGCTGCTCAATTAACTTATGAGCGTACTGATGATGAGCGGAACTGTTTATTAATTGTCAAAAACTTTTCCCTTCCTTAA
- a CDS encoding sulfurtransferase, which translates to MSNINSLISSEWLTGQLPNPNLVIIDCRFRLGDPNWGYEEYLTSHIPGAYYLNLDQDLSSSVTSHGGRHPLPNPSIFAKKLESMGIQFGETVVIAYDDLRFAFAARLWWLLRYFGHEQVAVLDGGWPGWQAKGYPVDNVTPKAKLGHFVPEPRTDWIVDIETLKQRKDSPNVIVIDSRDSDRYRGEREPIDPIAGHIQGAINSPWKCVTNDEGYMLPEPEQKGLWADFEGFKEIIVYCGSGVTACVNLLSMESVGIKGAKLYPGGWSDWCSYLVET; encoded by the coding sequence ATGTCTAATATAAATTCTCTTATTTCCAGTGAATGGCTAACTGGTCAACTCCCTAACCCTAATCTTGTTATTATTGATTGTCGTTTCCGTCTCGGAGATCCCAACTGGGGATATGAAGAATATCTAACCAGTCATATCCCCGGTGCTTATTATTTAAACCTAGATCAAGATTTATCCTCTTCTGTCACCAGTCATGGTGGCCGTCATCCCCTTCCAAATCCCTCCATTTTTGCGAAAAAATTAGAGTCTATGGGGATACAATTCGGGGAAACTGTGGTGATTGCCTATGATGATCTACGCTTTGCCTTTGCCGCCCGTTTATGGTGGTTATTACGTTACTTTGGCCATGAACAAGTGGCAGTTTTAGACGGTGGTTGGCCAGGTTGGCAAGCTAAGGGTTATCCCGTGGATAATGTCACTCCAAAAGCCAAATTAGGTCATTTTGTCCCCGAACCCCGCACCGATTGGATTGTGGATATTGAAACCCTCAAACAACGCAAAGACTCCCCTAATGTTATTGTCATCGACTCACGAGACAGCGATCGCTATAGAGGGGAACGAGAACCCATTGACCCTATTGCTGGTCATATTCAGGGGGCGATTAATTCCCCTTGGAAGTGCGTTACCAACGACGAAGGCTATATGTTACCTGAACCCGAACAAAAAGGCTTATGGGCTGATTTTGAGGGGTTTAAGGAGATAATTGTGTATTGTGGTTCAGGGGTAACTGCTTGTGTCAATCTTTTATCGATGGAATCTGTCGGGATTAAGGGAGCAAAATTATATCCTGGGGGTTGGAGTGATTGGTGTTCTTACCTAGTTGAAACTTAA